The window CTCACAGATTTGCTATATGGAACACAATGATGGGCACATCTATACTCAGCATACCTTGGGGCATAAAGCAGGTAATTTTCTTTCTTCCGTGTACTTATTCTGGCTTGTTCAAAGCTGGATCTAAAATGACGAGTTATGCATTGACCTTGGTTGTTCTTGAAGTGCAGAGTTTGCAGCGTGCATGCACATTGAATTTGTCTTACAGGACAAAAACTGGAAACTGAATAGTCAGTGTTGTCTTTGTCCCTGTAGGCTGGTTTCACTCTCGggatcctcatcctcatcttcacgGGCCTGCTGATGCTCTACTGTTGTTACATTGTCCTCAAATCACCAAAGGCAATACGTAAGTCCAACAACACTGGTTTAGAATATATCATTCTGCTAATGACGGGTACAGATTTATCATGACTGATTGAAATAGCAATTAAACGTAGGGAAACTCTAATACACTGCAACATCAATAATTAAATAGAAGTGTCATTTATGCAtagagtgctgtgttttttattgtatgtgctgtgtgtggacGAAGTCTACATGACGTTCACAGCTGTATGTTGTTCATCAAGGTGTAACTTAGTGAGAAAGTGAGAAGAGTCTGAAACTGGAAGAGTTGGCAAACCTGTTCACATCATGAGAGACAGTTGGAAGAGTTGAACCTTTTTATGGATGACATAATGTTTAACTTGtggctgtaaacacactgtaaacagacagacctgctgctgtttgttcgcCTTGTGGGAATTTTTATCAAATTAGGCACAAACCTCCACATGGACTCAGGCATGAACTGATtggattttggtggtcaaaggtcactgtgaccacattAAACTCAGGAAGCAATCTGTGGAGCTTCATATGTACAGATTTTCTCCCACTGACACGTTTGCATGAACATGAAATGTATGTCTTCCAGTGATCTGAAGAAAATCATCTGCGGTTGAGTCTTTGATAGTTGTGATGTAGACATACACCAAAAACTGCATTAGTAACTTTCAATACCTGATATACTGTGTATGTAATGTTGATATTGTGCATGTAATGTTAGATTTGGTCATAAACACAGACTGCTGTCACTTCAGTGTCAGCAGGTGCTCTTCGTGAGCACATTCAGTGTGTCCTCCTTGAAATCTGGTGCAAAGCCGTTTAGCTGATGGTGTCGAATAATTgatcaaataataatatattttttcccAATCACACCAAATTCCCCCTGCACATGCCGTGTGCCTTGCAGCATTGTAAAGGGACTGCttaatggactgtatttatatagagCTTTTCAAGTCTTaacgaccactcaaagcactttggCCCTCTGGtgaaaatgtgatgatgatgaatatttTAATATCATTTATTTGGTATAAAGAAATGTTGCTCAGGCTGTGGTTCCAGAGTCTCTGTATTTGATGCTGACATCAGATGGTCTGATCATGATAACGCACACACCCCACCTATAGAGGGCAGCATATGTCCATGGAATTCTTCCAAAACACCacaggtgtttgtttttgtctttggaaactttacttatttattcttttttttttctcagtgtctctctctctctgtctctgtctctgtctctgtctctgtctctctctctctgtctctgtctctgtctctctctctctctctctctctctctctgtctctgtctctgtctctgtctctgtaccTGGAAAGGGTGTGTTGAGTCAGCAGCCTGCCAGCTGGGGGACATGTGTTCGTCTCTCAGGCTGGGCATGGAGTATTGGCTTTCAAATGATATCATGAAAACTTCTGCACTGTTTAATAATCTGTTAGTGTAGATTTTCTAGAACTGCCATCAAGGGAACTATGTCAATAGGTCTGTGCAAAATTTTTGATCAGGTCTGAAAAATATTGTCCCGATAAGTTGATATCTTTGGGAAACTCCAGAACATATGAGCTGATGGTGCCGGTGCAAGCCCACAGGAAGGATCCAAATATGTCATTGAGCTTTTCTTTAGACCAGTGTCTTGTGGGAAGCCATATCTTGCCCAAACTGAAGATCTGTGAGTCTGTTGCAGAGCTGTCTGCCACTGCTCTTCTTCAGTCTCTTTTGTCGTCCTGACAAGTTGATTTGAGCATGATCCataattgttttacatgtcagATGAGACATCTACACCTCCTTTTTTGTGAGGAGCTCGCAAAAGTATTAATTCCATTGAAGACTGGTTTGGGGAATCAGGACATGAtagattattttatttaacaaagtTCCACACTTGCAGATATTAAACAAATGTGACTgaggtttgttgttttttctttgtcccTGTTGCAGTAAATAAAGATAATGGTTCCTTTTCGATGGCAGTCATCAAATATTGTCTTGTTAGATGAGGATGCCAAAGAATGATTTTCATTGAGAGTACCGTGGAGAGAACAAGCCATAAAGTTTTTGAACTCATCCAGTAATAAAGCTGAGAATTTGGCAGCCGAATTCTTCCTGCTGATTAGGTCTCTGTAAGAGTGCCTTccttattctgttttttttttaaatttttttaaatgagataATCGTATCTATGCTgctaaaaaacattttattgtatATTGCACTACATTGatataaaaaagaaatttcAGGAGGACGGTCATTTTAATGATATTAATTTGACCAGCTAATGATGTGGGGATATGAGATCATCTCTGCAGATGTTGccttgtttgtttgaatgatTTGAAAAAGTTTTTCTTGTGTTCACACTTAAGACAACATTTCCAAAGATTGTTGAAAAGCCCTCACATTAATGGGAACAGTTTACTTGTACTTATACTGAGTTCATATCCTGATATTTGTTCAAATCTTCGTAGAACAGAAGTGACCACAGGACTGATTTACAGGGGTTggaaatatataataataattcatgCGCATACAATGAAACTTAATGCTTCTCAATCAAGAACCAGACATTCACTGCTCTATCCATTATCTTTGTTCTGTCTAGCGTATGTGGACACATCCGACTGGGAATTTCCTGATGTTTGTAGGTACTACTTTGGCAAGTTTGGCAAGTGGTCCAGCTTGGTCTTCTCGATGGTGTCACTGATTGGAGCCATGGTCGTTTACTGGGTGCTCATGTCCAATTTCCTCTACAACACAGGACAGTTTATCTACAGTAAGTCACAATCCTCTTGTCACTACCAGAAAGGACATGTCACATCATTATGTCGTTCCATTTGGTTGATCctttaacaaagacaacacaacactTTAAAGGCAAGGCACATCAGTCGTGTCTGACGTGTCGAAACACTTGGCACTCCCTCCCTACCTTCCACTTCTGCTTGCACAGTGTGTCTGGTGTGTGCTTGTCAGATGGCCTGACACTGTGCAACAAGCCTGATGGCTAACCAGTGCTGCCCTTATGAAAAGTAGAGCAAGTCAGAGTCTACTCTGTCACGTGCTTACCAATGAGTCCGTTGTCAAGCTATGTGGTGCATTATGACTTTAAAGGGTTAGTCAGCAAAATATGGTTCTGAAGTAACAGTTAAGCATGGTTACATTGGCACATTCCTGTTTTAAGGACATATCAAACTTGATATGGCTTAATATGACAGTAATTTTCAGTCTTAGCCAGTGTTGCTAAATGTCTTAGCTGAGATGGGGCCTTTAGCTAGCATGAAAGCTAATGTGCAGTTTATGTGGTAAAATGTACTGTCATTACACTGCAAATGTAATGGAACTGTACATCAGTATCGAAATGTCAGAGTCCAAAACTCTTTAGAccttagaaagaaagaaaatgaaatgatagcACTATTGAGATAACACATCAGAACAACTGCTTATTTTTTGTGCGGATGGTAAATTATTAGTTGCTGTACctcaaaaatgtgcaaaaagagCTTTTGCTTTGATCTGATGGTTTCCTCTCCTGTCCACAGACTATGCTCACAATGTCAACATGTCAGACTCAGAGTTTGGGACCAACGGCTCTGATAAAGGTAAGCCCCCTACGCTGTCCATCTCTCAACTTCAGCTATACTGACTGTGGACGTACCACGCAGATCTTGGACCACCGTTTAGGAATGGCAACCAATTCTGCTAATAGATTAAGTAATTCTAAACCATGGTCATAAAAACTGGTTCTCTTCCTGTACGTTTTCTGTTTCAACCATAATTGTGATGTAAATGTTTTCATGGAAATTCTAAATTTGTTGACAGAGAATAAGAAAATATGGATTTCAGATATATAGCATTGTTTTTTTGGgttttccatctgtctgttcCATTCTCATGACGTTGATATCTGAGGAACGCCCTGAGGGAGTCTCTgcaaatttggcacaaacgtccacttggactcaaagatgaactgattagattttggccATCAAAGGTCACTGGTCACtgattatgacaaaatttcacacagaatTCTCATAATTATCCCATtaaacatttgtgtgaaattttgatgaagtgatgacattttatatccaaaaggttAAAGCAGCCACCTTctacagtttgtagcttctttgcagcaatcATCGTAGTCCACCAtgagctcattggttctgctgatattgagcatcactggaatcatacatgtcaatatagttAGAACATTTCAACTGAAAATACACTTGATATATTTtgttaaattccttcaaagtcttcactgcatATATTATGAGTCTGTCCAGACatggaaacacaggaaatggGAACTTGACTGGTTTGTGGAGGCAAACAACCGCAAGGCAGTAACTCTACTTGTACAGGGATCAGTATTAAAAATGCCCCATCTGTTTatgcttgttttctctgtcagttAAGATATCATGACTATCTTTTTAGGGGCATTAAGTAGATTTTAAAAAACcttgtttttacttttaccAGAGAAATGGGCTTTCGTATGTTTGTTGCGCTCCGATTCCTTGACTGCACACTTCATATTCTAACAATGAAGTAGTTGTTTCCTAAATCTCAAGCAGGGAAAGACCATGTTAGTAAACTGACTGTCTGGATGATGATGCTTCTTGATCTGTTCACCAGTTATCTGCCCATACCCAAACACTGACCCCGGAGGGAACTACACCATCAGCACGCTTTACCTGGGCGTCAGTGGAAATGACACTTCTGACGGCAGCTCTTTTGGACACTGGTGgagcaaaaccaaaaccatCCCCTTCTACCTGatcatcctgctgctgccgctgctctgCTTCCGCTCAGCCTCCTTCTTTGCAAGGTTCACCTTCCTGGGTAAGCTAGAGCAAAAGCACCGATATGTAGAATGGGTAGCTATGTCTGTGATCAGTCTGAAGCTTGGACGTTGCCTCTCTTTGGGAAAAAGCACCCAGAATTCCTTTCCAACTCACTGTTGGAGCTTTGAAACACCGAACATTGGACAGATGAGTTTTGAATTGTCAGCAGTGGGAGTGTTTTGTTAAGCTATTACAGtaagtaaaacactgaaatgtctgATTTACATACTATTATTaatactattattactatttagGCCCTTTATTTTGACACTCACAATTGAGCTTTTGTGTGTCCTGCTTTTATCAATGAGATGCTTCTACAGTGTGACAGCTGATGCCCACTGAATGTATGTAAAATAGACTACAGTTAATGAGATCGCATGTCTGTAAGTAGGAAATGTCTGTCTGATCTGGTTCTGTACTTCACCTTCATTTTTGCATTCTCCTCCTGATTGCTCTGTGCTtcatcattcatccatccattgcTGCATCACTCCATCTTATCCAGGCACCATTTCAGTGGTCTACCTGATTGCACTGGTCACTGTTAAAGCTGTCCGTCTCGGCTTCCACCTGGAGTTCCACTGGTTCGACACATCCCAGTTCTATGTTCCAGGTAAGCCTTTATGtttccacagcagctctgatgaacGGTCAGAATCCCTTTGACATCTTTGAGTGTATGAAGCTGTTTTAGACAGCTGACAGTGTTTCCCATTGCCTTGGGGGAGTGGATGAGACTAGACATTGTATTTATATAATTTCTGTGATGTATGTGCACTCATTTCATTTGAGTTCAGTGTGAGCTAGTTTCaccaaggagaggagagacaggtgaAGTGTAGCTTACCTGCTGatggattcagtgtttttgtgttttcagatgaaCTAGAGCAGATGACATTTAGTTAAAACAGACTGGTGATGCTGGTTTGCCCTCACTGTTCTCTGTAAAGTTTGCTTTAAGTGATGTAATGCAGCTCTGAGCACTGCTCTGGACTCCATTAAATAAAATTGCAATTTAAGTGATACATGGCTTGTCAGCAATCATAACACAGTTCTACCCTGTGCACTGTGATTAATGCAGTTAACACAGCActcattattttgtttaatgaaaACTCATCTACTGGCATTTTTTCCTGGTAGTCTTCACCACTCGTTTGGAAGAAGGACATAACAGGAGTAACACCAAATCAAAGCAAATCCACTTTCAACGTGAcgtattttctcttttcaattAGTGCTGTGTGGTGGATCTAATTATACCCATGTGGTAGGATCAGAGCACTTAACAGGGAAAGATGTGATCGAATCTGCTTGTCGTTATGCTAATTATGTTAGTACCAAGTTAATTGATACAATTTCTTTCAATATGTGGACGGTACtgtttcactttctctttcattgtGAAACAGTAGAGCTGGGAAAGTAAGAGCCTGTCCTCAGCCAGAGAGCAGAAGGATGGCTTTGAAACATGAACATACATGACTGTGTTAGTGAAAATGAATGTACTGAGTGCAGATTCTGATCCTTTCTGTTATTCTGTGTTCTTCCAGAGTTCAGGCTGCTCTTCCCTCAGCTGACTGGGGTCCTCACTCTGGCCTTCTTCATTCACAACTGCATCATCACTTTAATGAAGAGCAACAAGCACCAAGAGAACAATGTGAGCCATATTCATGACCCCTGCCCCGCTCAGCTTCTcccactgtaaacacacagcatgcattacACGGCACAGCTCTGGCCTTTGCTCAGACTCACTCATTGTTTTCTTGTTCTGAGTGAATTATGTGAGGCAGTGATTACAGTCCAATTCACAAACTAAAAGCATGGTTGAGATTTCATATGAATGAAGTTTAGTCAACAGATCTCCCCTTTGTGTCACTTCAGAGTGTATTAGTCTTAGAAAACACAGTCATTAAAGAGATGCTGAGTGTAAGGTGactgtgttttgatgttttcaggTGCGGGACCTGTCTGTGGCTTATCTTCTAGTAGGGCTGACCTATCTGTATGTGGGAGTGTTGATCTTCGCCGCCTTCCCCTCACCACCTCTCTTCAAAGACTGCATTGAACCAGTGAgatttacactgtgtgtgtgtgtgtgtgtgtgtgtgtgtgtgtgtgtgtgtgtgtgtgtgtgtgtgtgtgtgtgtgtgtgtgtgtgtgtgtgtgtgtgtgtgtgtttcaggcagAGAAacagttctttttt is drawn from Chaetodon trifascialis isolate fChaTrf1 chromosome 20, fChaTrf1.hap1, whole genome shotgun sequence and contains these coding sequences:
- the slc38a9 gene encoding neutral amino acid transporter 9 translates to MEDDCRPLLSSEQPGESYSHRGSTDSLDVKTKRPFHVEPRNIVDDDPQERVSAEAAILNSRVHYYGRLTGSSDRLLSPPNHVIPGPEEIYIYSPLGTAFKVTGSDSSSKNPSIITIFAIWNTMMGTSILSIPWGIKQAGFTLGILILIFTGLLMLYCCYIVLKSPKAIPYVDTSDWEFPDVCRYYFGKFGKWSSLVFSMVSLIGAMVVYWVLMSNFLYNTGQFIYNYAHNVNMSDSEFGTNGSDKVICPYPNTDPGGNYTISTLYLGVSGNDTSDGSSFGHWWSKTKTIPFYLIILLLPLLCFRSASFFARFTFLGTISVVYLIALVTVKAVRLGFHLEFHWFDTSQFYVPEFRLLFPQLTGVLTLAFFIHNCIITLMKSNKHQENNVRDLSVAYLLVGLTYLYVGVLIFAAFPSPPLFKDCIEPNFLDNFPSSDVMVFVARTFLLFQMITVYPLLGYLVRVQMMGQIFGNHYPSFFHVLVLNILIVGAGVLMAMFYPNIGSIIRFSGATCGLALVFVFPALVHMISLRRLGTLRWPSALFHSFLILLGVANLLAQFFM